Proteins from one Desulfonema limicola genomic window:
- a CDS encoding MBL fold metallo-hydrolase, which produces MKTRLTIICENSVGTPFGVIGEHGFACYIETNKGNYLFDTGQGCGIVRNSLALKKDLSRIESIIISHGHYDHTGGLPAVLNIRGQVDVFGHPDIFVERFFVFNERKRAIGIPFHRSYLESLGADFKLNTDMTEIGPGVWLTGEIPRKTSFEKGDANMIACMPDGKIIDPDPLKDDLSLIINSDKGIILVLGCAHAGLVNILDYVIEKTGKDRIYAIIGGTHLGFAGDEQFEETIKAINRYKIEKIGVSHCTGLLKASYLHEKLKERFFFGCVGSEI; this is translated from the coding sequence ATGAAAACCAGGTTAACAATTATATGTGAAAATTCTGTGGGAACTCCTTTTGGAGTTATCGGGGAACATGGATTTGCATGTTATATTGAAACAAATAAAGGAAATTATCTTTTTGATACAGGCCAGGGCTGCGGTATTGTCAGAAATTCACTGGCATTAAAAAAAGATTTATCCAGAATTGAATCCATTATAATAAGCCATGGTCATTACGATCATACAGGAGGACTGCCAGCAGTCTTGAATATCAGAGGCCAGGTTGATGTATTTGGACATCCTGACATTTTTGTTGAACGTTTCTTTGTTTTTAATGAAAGGAAACGGGCTATTGGCATACCTTTTCACCGCAGTTACCTGGAATCGCTTGGAGCTGATTTCAAGCTTAATACAGATATGACTGAAATTGGCCCGGGTGTCTGGCTTACAGGCGAAATTCCCAGGAAAACATCTTTTGAAAAAGGTGATGCCAATATGATAGCATGTATGCCTGATGGTAAAATCATTGATCCAGATCCTTTAAAAGATGATTTGTCCCTGATAATAAATTCTGATAAAGGTATTATCCTGGTTCTGGGATGCGCCCATGCAGGCCTTGTAAATATTCTTGATTATGTTATTGAAAAAACAGGAAAAGACAGGATATATGCTATTATTGGAGGTACTCACCTGGGATTTGCAGGTGATGAACAATTTGAAGAAACTATAAAAGCTATTAATAGATATAAGATTGAAAAAATAGGAGTATCCCACTGTACAGGGCTTTTAAAAGCATCTTATCTTCATGAAAAACTGAAAGAACGGTTTTTCTTTGGGTGTGTGGGATCTGAAATTTAA
- a CDS encoding HPP family protein — protein MEIFAKDIMVKDFDTVNSKAPINNAVQKILHGRLRESGYKTESIMVIDEFNKLTGVISIYDVLFHFRPGFLNYGLESIDVWKGRLKPHYEEFETLTVEQVMHSPVISISPDDHLMVVLDMMVKKRCRRLPVVENDIIRGIVYQKEIFKALFS, from the coding sequence TTGGAGATTTTTGCCAAAGATATCATGGTCAAAGATTTTGATACTGTTAATTCCAAAGCCCCTATTAACAATGCTGTTCAAAAAATTTTGCACGGCAGGCTGAGGGAAAGCGGATATAAAACCGAGAGTATTATGGTAATAGATGAATTTAATAAACTCACAGGTGTTATATCAATTTATGATGTGCTTTTTCATTTCAGGCCTGGTTTTTTAAATTATGGACTTGAAAGCATTGACGTATGGAAAGGCAGGCTGAAACCCCATTATGAAGAATTTGAAACCCTGACCGTGGAACAGGTTATGCATTCCCCTGTAATAAGTATTTCTCCTGACGACCACCTTATGGTTGTTCTGGATATGATGGTAAAGAAAAGATGCCGCCGGCTGCCAGTTGTAGAAAATGATATAATAAGGGGCATTGTTTATCAAAAGGAGATATTTAAGGCTCTTTTTAGTTAA
- a CDS encoding purine-nucleoside phosphorylase encodes MNTYKKKAIESAEFIKQRIAVNPRMGILTGTGLGESAESMEIEALFDYKEIPYFPVSTVQSHKGKLLTGLMGGRQVMVMQGRFHLYEGYSPLEVTFPIRVMQELGVEILIISNAAGGFNPDFEPGDIMIISDHINLTGENPLTGPNEDSWGIRFPDMCAVYDKNLAALAQKAGEAKGISLKKGVYAGLKGPSLETPAEVRFLKIIGADAVGFSTVQEAVAGVHAKMRILGLSTITNINNPDSPVPGVIDEIIAVANQAAPKLEDLIINIAENLD; translated from the coding sequence ATGAATACATATAAAAAAAAAGCAATTGAATCTGCTGAATTTATAAAACAACGTATTGCCGTAAATCCCCGCATGGGCATTCTCACAGGCACGGGCCTGGGAGAAAGTGCAGAATCCATGGAGATTGAAGCTTTATTTGACTACAAAGAAATTCCGTATTTTCCAGTGTCAACAGTCCAGAGTCATAAAGGAAAACTGCTGACAGGACTCATGGGGGGCCGGCAGGTTATGGTTATGCAGGGCAGATTTCATCTATATGAAGGTTATTCCCCCCTTGAAGTAACCTTTCCTATACGGGTAATGCAGGAACTTGGAGTTGAGATTCTTATTATTTCCAATGCTGCAGGCGGATTTAACCCTGATTTTGAGCCTGGAGATATTATGATTATAAGCGATCATATTAATCTGACCGGGGAAAATCCTCTCACAGGGCCTAATGAAGATTCCTGGGGCATAAGATTTCCTGATATGTGTGCGGTTTATGATAAAAATCTGGCTGCTCTTGCACAAAAGGCAGGAGAAGCAAAAGGAATTTCTCTTAAAAAAGGGGTTTATGCAGGTCTTAAAGGTCCAAGTCTTGAAACTCCGGCAGAGGTACGTTTTCTTAAGATTATCGGGGCTGATGCTGTCGGATTTTCAACAGTTCAGGAGGCTGTTGCAGGGGTTCATGCGAAAATGCGTATTTTAGGTCTTTCTACCATTACCAATATAAATAATCCTGATTCCCCTGTACCAGGAGTTATAGATGAGATTATTGCTGTTGCAAACCAGGCAGCACCAAAACTGGAGGATTTAATAATAAATATAGCGGAGAATCTTGATTAA